Proteins encoded together in one Salvelinus fontinalis isolate EN_2023a chromosome 6, ASM2944872v1, whole genome shotgun sequence window:
- the LOC129857201 gene encoding probable 28S rRNA (cytosine-C(5))-methyltransferase, translating to MGRKLDPTTYVKKGPGRKSRKQKGAETELAKFLTDEDTAPKRLSSRSRKRAGKRAQVTKKPKETIEKEEPKKGFTDENSEWLKPAKRKREVGQSDNEEDSDSQWEQEEDEGQEGAENSKGKKLLIEGDGDDDDDLVDDYGALEDSSEGEELLPIERAARKQKKLQEAMGQESDDDDDDNDDKGKSGDEDMDEDGTVQANLDEMDKFILPGAEEIAKEGVLLVDLQTIHQRIKDNVDVLSHFATKREEGKERTEYLSLLKKDLSTYYSYNNFLIDKLLDIFPVSELIDFLEANEIQRPVTIRTNTLKTRRRDLAQALINRGVNLDPLGKWSKVGLVIFDSSVPIGATPEYLAGHYMLQGASSFLPVMALSPQEGETVLDMSSAPGGKTTYMAQLMRNTGVIVANDASADRLKSVVGNIHRLGVTNSMICNYDGRQFPKVMGGFDRVLLDAPCSGTGVISKDPAVKTSKDESDIQRLAHLQKELILAAIDSVNAESPSGGYVVYCTCSIMVEENEWVVDYALKKRNVKLVQTGLDFGKEGFTRFKERRFHPSLKLSRRFYPHSHNMDGFFVAKLKKFSNTVPTTAVDKDGEEETEPSEAVEVTADSSDEDGPSKAGSKNKSKKQKQVPGKPAVSQKATANRKLAKSIGKKTTNPSTLKKSEKPTGPKKAKIAKMDGGTVKVDGELKKSNTVKTEGETTKESKEGSRFEKKRDKPRKSPMQSKKRMGKNKFNKLKKLLKKEEVGQ from the exons ATGGGCAGGAAGTTGGATCCCACCACTTATGTGAAGAAGGGGCCGGGGCGGAAGTCCAGGAAGCAGAAAGGAGCAGAGACTGAGCTGGCCAAGTTCTTAACGGATG AGGATACTGCACCAAAACGACTGTCAAGCAGGTCCAGGAAAAG AGCTGGGAAGCGAGCTCAAGTGACCAAAAAGCCCAAGGAAACCATCGAGAAGGAGGAGCCAAAAAAAG GATTCACAGATGAAAATAGTGAATGGCTGAAGCCAGCAAAGAGGAAGCGTGAGGTCGGCCAATCAGATAACGAGGAAGACAGTGACAGCCAATGGGAGCAGGAAGAGGACGAGGGACAAGAGGGAGCGGAGAACAGTAAAGGGAAAAAACTGCTAATTGAGggagatggtgatgatgatgatgacctgGTTGATGACTACGGTGCATTGGAGGACagcagtgaaggagaggag CTGCTCCCCATCGAGCGAGCTGCCAGGAAGCAGAAGAAGCTGCAGGAAGCCATGGGCCAGgagagtgatgatgatgatgatgataatgatgataagGGGAAGAGTGGAGATGAAGACATGGATGAAGATGGCACGGTACAGGCTAATTTAGATGAGATGGACAAATTCATACTACCTGGAGCAGAGGAGATAGCAAAAGAGG GCGTTTTGCTTGTAGACCTGCAGACCATCCACCAGAGAATAAAGGACAACGTGGATGTTCTCTCTCACTTTGCAAccaagagggaggaggggaaagagagaacagagtacctctctctcctcaaaaAGGATCTTTCTACTTACTACAGCTACAACAATTTCCTCATTGACAAACTGCTGGATATTTTCCCAGTGTCAGAG CTGATTGATTTCCTGGAGGCCAATGAAATTCAGCGACCTGTCACCATTCGGACCAATACACTGAAGACAAGGAGGAGGGACTTGGCTCAG GCCCTGATTAACAGAGGGGTGAATCTGGATCCTCTGGGGAAGTGGTCTAAAGTGGGCCTGGTCATTTTTGACTCCTCGGTACCCATAG GTGCAACCCCAGAGTACCTGGCTGGTCACTACATGCTGCAGGGAGCCTCCAGCTTCCTGCCTGTCATGGCTCTCTCTCCCCAGGAGGGGGAGACTGTGCTCGACATGAGCTCAGCTCCTGGGGGAAAGACCACCTATATGG CCCAGTTGAtgaggaacacaggagtgattgtgGCCAATGATGCCAGTGCTGACAGACTGAAGAGTGTGGTGGGAAACATCCACCGTCTGGGAGTCACCAACTCAATGATCTGTAACTACGACGGGAGGCAGTTCCCTAAG GTAATGGGTGGGTTTGACAGAGTGCTGCTTGATGCTCCCTGCTCAGGCACAGGAGTAATCTCCAAAGACCCTGCTGTGAAGACCAGTAAA GACGAGTCTGACATCCAGCGGTTGGCCCACCTGCAGAAGGAGCTCATCCTTGCGGCCATCGACTCGGTCAATGCTGAGTCTCCCTCTGGAGGCTATGTGGTGTACTGCACATGCTCTATCATG GTGGAGGAGAACGAGTGGGTAGTGGACTATGCTCTCAAGAAAAGAAACGTCAAACTCGTCCAGACTGGACTGGACTTTGGCAAAGAAGGTTTCACCAG ATTCAAAGAGAGACGATTCCATCCCTCTCTGAAACTCTCACGCCGGTTCTATCCTCATTCCCACAACATGGACGGTTTCTTTGTGGCCAAGCTGAAAAAGTTCTCCAACACGGTCCCAACCACAGCAGTTGACAAAG ACGGAGAAGAGGAAACCGAGCCatctgaggcagtagaggttacaGCTGATTCCTCTGATGAGGACGGGCCATCTAAAGCAGGGTCCAAAAACAAGTCCAAGAAGCAGAAGCAAGTCCCTGGCAAGCCAGCTGTGTCACAGAAGGCCACAGCCAACAGGAAGCTAGCCAAAAGCATCGGCAAGAAAACAACAAACCCAAGCACCTTGAAAAAGAGTGAGAAACCAACCGGGCCGAAAAAGGCAAAGATCGCTAAGATGGATGGTGGGACTGTGAAAGTGGACGGAGAGCTCAAGAAGtccaacacagtcaaaacagaaGGGGAGACGACCAAAGAATCAAAGGAAGGGAGCAGGTTTGAGAAAAAACGCGATAAACCAAGGAAATCCCCCATGCAGAGCAAGAAGAGAATGGGGAAGAACAAATTCAATAAGTTGAAGAAGCTGCTAAAAAAAGAAGAGGTTGGACAATGA